The Aphelocoma coerulescens isolate FSJ_1873_10779 chromosome 2, UR_Acoe_1.0, whole genome shotgun sequence genome contains a region encoding:
- the LOC138105921 gene encoding epidermal retinol dehydrogenase 2-like, whose amino-acid sequence MFNFRSIQKLLQYLKFLIFLLIENTFCIFPLRKKSFAGEIVLITGSANGIGRQVALKFAPLGVTLVLWDIDDEGNKETSRLAQQNGANRVFVYHCDCSSREDVYEQADKVRKEVGDVTILINNAGRALTKKFCELTDEDFEKTLRLNFFSQVWTCKAFLPAMVACNRGQLVSTASAAGLLGLYRASDYCASKSAVIGMMEAISSELYHGGKRGIKIKIICPYFISTRLSKGFKSKKPCLLPVYDPEYAASRIVDAIKKEKFYLIMPPAVYLLGLKIFLPRKVVLFLESYIKFPESMEEAFGEKKKD is encoded by the exons ATGTTCAACTTCAGAAGCATCCAGAAGTTACTACAGTAcctgaaatttttaatttttttactcaTCGAGAACACCTTCTGTATATTTCCTCTACGCAAAAAAAGTTTTGCTGGTGAAATAGTACTTATTACTGGGTCTGCAAATGGGATTGGAAGGCAGGTTGCCTTAAAATTTGCTCCTTTGGGAGTAACCTTGGTTCTTTGGGACATTGATGATGAAGGTAACAAAGAAACAAGCAGATTAGCCCAACAAAATGGAGCCAACCGGGTGTTTGTCTACCATTGTGACTGCAGCAGTAGGGAGGATGTCTATGAACAGGCAGACAAG gTTAGAAAAGAAGTTGGGGATGTTACTATTCTAATCAATAATGCTGGCAGAGCTCTTACGAAAAAGTTCTGTGAGCTTACAGATGAAGATTTTGAAAAGACCCTGAGACTCAACTTTTTTTCTCAAGTCTGG ACTTGCAAGGCCTTTCTTCCAGCCATGGTGGCCTGTAACCGTGGGCAACTGGTTAGCACAGCCAGTGCAGCTGGATTACTGGGACTCTACAGGGCGTCAG ATTATTGTGCAAGTAAGAGTGCAGTCATTGGAATGATGGAAGCCATAAGTTCAGAATTGTATCATGGAGGAAAGCGTGGCATTAAAATCAAAATCATTTGTCCTTATTTTATTAGTACTAGGTTAAGTAAAGGCTTCAAAAGCAA AAAACCCTGTTTGCTTCCTGTTTATGATCCAGAGTATGCAGCCAGCAGGATCGTGGAtgcaattaaaaaggaaaaattttatttaatcatGCCTCCAGCTGTATACTTACTTGGTCTGAAAAT TTTCCTTCCTAGAAAAGTGGTGCTATTCCTCGAGTCTTACATTAAGTTCCCTGAGAGCATGGAAGAAGCCTTCGgtgagaagaaaaaggattGA